Proteins encoded in a region of the Panicum hallii strain FIL2 chromosome 3, PHallii_v3.1, whole genome shotgun sequence genome:
- the LOC112886990 gene encoding protein SSUH2 homolog isoform X2, which translates to MGAEPERDGEEQRRPFLSSSSSSSPPASAAAEQQYQFLGHSSSSVLRGVGGGGGLGWGGPEVSADEVRSAASFSSAAGFCPPPPQAPAPLGDRVYPYPPSIHSAVLSPSASHAPSSPHPNEGLAIVPQGLYPYGGGGGGGYQPSESVARDVLDEVEIRQLLIDHVGHRCFWGSRPALMWNITSIEDCNVYVGTLETFIEERDIVTKKEPYESGKIDGRDKGPVLGVWELDLRSEFPQLFLPEKEVMVKIPHSEVIEKCSDCEGRGEKPCPTCNAGQEHGFYKANQMTRCSACHGRGLLAHQDGSDSVCGMCNGKGMLPCIACGSRGLVTCNTCTGYGSLLAQSIAHVRWKTLSARKVSATRGAASVPEEVFHRAKGVQLCNIQAYQCTPAFFADSYPLNQFSSEVITSRLPVPPSARVISERHIISVVPVTRVTMAHRKQSFSFYVVGYSRDVFIRDYPSKSCWGLCCCFEWLGK; encoded by the exons ATGGGCGCGGAGCCGGAGCGCGACGGCGAGGAGCAGCGCcgccccttcctctcctcctcctcctcctcctccccgccaG catcggcggcggcggagcagcaGTACCAGTTCCTGGGACACAGCAGCTCCTCGGTGCTCCGCggcgttggcggcggcggcggcctgggctGGGGAGGCCCGGAGGTCAGCGCAGACGAGGTCAGGTCTGCAGCCtccttttcctccgccgccggcttctgcccgccgccgccgcaggccccGGCGCCCCTTGGCGACCGCGTCTACCCCTATCCGCCGTCCATCCATAGCGCCGTGCTCTCCCCGTCCGCGTCTCACGCCCCCTCATCCCCGCACCCGAATG AGGGGCTGGCGATTGTTCCTCAAGGGCTGTACCCgtatggtggtggtggtggtggtggttacCAGCCTTCGGAGAGCGTCGCGAG GGATGTACTCGATGAGGTGGAGATCCGACAGCTGCTCATTGATCATGTTGGGCATCGATGCTTTTGGGGAAGTCGTCCTGCCCTTATGTGGAACATTACCTCCATCGAGGACTGCAATGTCTATGTTGGGACTCTTGAAACCTTCATCGAGGAAAGAGACATAGTAACAAAGAAAGAACCCTATGAGAGTGGGAAAATAGATGGAAGGGACAAGGGTCCTGTGCTTGGGGTGTGGGAACTAGATTTGAGGTCGGAGTTTCCTCAGCTTTTTTTACCAGAGAAAGAAGTAATGGTCAAGATTCCTCATTCAGAAGTTATTGAAAAGTGCTCAG ATTGTGAGGGTCGTGGAGAAAAACCATGTCCTACTTGCAATGCTGGCCAGGAGCATGGGTTCTACAAAGCAAATCAGATGACCCGCTGTAGTGCATGTCATGGCAGAGGTTTACTCGCTCACCAAGATGGATCTGATTCAGT ATGCGGAATGTGCAATGGTAAAGGAATGTTGCCCTGTATAGCATGTGGATCGCGTGGGTTGGTGACATGCAACACATGTACTGGATATGGCTCCCTTCTTGCACAGAGCATTGCTCATGTTCGATG GAAGACGCTGTCAGCTAGAAAAGTTAGTGCAACTAGAGGGGCCGCCTCGGTGCCTGAAGAAGTATTCCACAGAGCCAAAGGGGTGCAACTATGCAACATACAGGCATATCAGTGCACTCCTGCTTTCTTTGCTGATTCATACCCACTTAACCAATTCTCCTCAGAAGTCATCACCAGCCGGCTGCCAGTTCCACCATCCGCGAGGGTCATTTCTGAGCGACACATCATTTCAGTTGTGCCTGTAACCCGTGTTACCATGGCCCATCGCAAGCAGTCCTTTAGCTTTTATGTCGTCGGCTACAGTAGGGATGTGTTTATAAGGGATTATCCTTCCAAGTCCTGCTGGGGCCTCTGCTGTTGCTTCGAGTGGCTTGGGAAATAG
- the LOC112886990 gene encoding protein SSUH2 homolog isoform X1: MGAEPERDGEEQRRPFLSSSSSSSPPAASAAAEQQYQFLGHSSSSVLRGVGGGGGLGWGGPEVSADEVRSAASFSSAAGFCPPPPQAPAPLGDRVYPYPPSIHSAVLSPSASHAPSSPHPNEGLAIVPQGLYPYGGGGGGGYQPSESVARDVLDEVEIRQLLIDHVGHRCFWGSRPALMWNITSIEDCNVYVGTLETFIEERDIVTKKEPYESGKIDGRDKGPVLGVWELDLRSEFPQLFLPEKEVMVKIPHSEVIEKCSDCEGRGEKPCPTCNAGQEHGFYKANQMTRCSACHGRGLLAHQDGSDSVCGMCNGKGMLPCIACGSRGLVTCNTCTGYGSLLAQSIAHVRWKTLSARKVSATRGAASVPEEVFHRAKGVQLCNIQAYQCTPAFFADSYPLNQFSSEVITSRLPVPPSARVISERHIISVVPVTRVTMAHRKQSFSFYVVGYSRDVFIRDYPSKSCWGLCCCFEWLGK; encoded by the exons ATGGGCGCGGAGCCGGAGCGCGACGGCGAGGAGCAGCGCcgccccttcctctcctcctcctcctcctcctccccgccaG cagcatcggcggcggcggagcagcaGTACCAGTTCCTGGGACACAGCAGCTCCTCGGTGCTCCGCggcgttggcggcggcggcggcctgggctGGGGAGGCCCGGAGGTCAGCGCAGACGAGGTCAGGTCTGCAGCCtccttttcctccgccgccggcttctgcccgccgccgccgcaggccccGGCGCCCCTTGGCGACCGCGTCTACCCCTATCCGCCGTCCATCCATAGCGCCGTGCTCTCCCCGTCCGCGTCTCACGCCCCCTCATCCCCGCACCCGAATG AGGGGCTGGCGATTGTTCCTCAAGGGCTGTACCCgtatggtggtggtggtggtggtggttacCAGCCTTCGGAGAGCGTCGCGAG GGATGTACTCGATGAGGTGGAGATCCGACAGCTGCTCATTGATCATGTTGGGCATCGATGCTTTTGGGGAAGTCGTCCTGCCCTTATGTGGAACATTACCTCCATCGAGGACTGCAATGTCTATGTTGGGACTCTTGAAACCTTCATCGAGGAAAGAGACATAGTAACAAAGAAAGAACCCTATGAGAGTGGGAAAATAGATGGAAGGGACAAGGGTCCTGTGCTTGGGGTGTGGGAACTAGATTTGAGGTCGGAGTTTCCTCAGCTTTTTTTACCAGAGAAAGAAGTAATGGTCAAGATTCCTCATTCAGAAGTTATTGAAAAGTGCTCAG ATTGTGAGGGTCGTGGAGAAAAACCATGTCCTACTTGCAATGCTGGCCAGGAGCATGGGTTCTACAAAGCAAATCAGATGACCCGCTGTAGTGCATGTCATGGCAGAGGTTTACTCGCTCACCAAGATGGATCTGATTCAGT ATGCGGAATGTGCAATGGTAAAGGAATGTTGCCCTGTATAGCATGTGGATCGCGTGGGTTGGTGACATGCAACACATGTACTGGATATGGCTCCCTTCTTGCACAGAGCATTGCTCATGTTCGATG GAAGACGCTGTCAGCTAGAAAAGTTAGTGCAACTAGAGGGGCCGCCTCGGTGCCTGAAGAAGTATTCCACAGAGCCAAAGGGGTGCAACTATGCAACATACAGGCATATCAGTGCACTCCTGCTTTCTTTGCTGATTCATACCCACTTAACCAATTCTCCTCAGAAGTCATCACCAGCCGGCTGCCAGTTCCACCATCCGCGAGGGTCATTTCTGAGCGACACATCATTTCAGTTGTGCCTGTAACCCGTGTTACCATGGCCCATCGCAAGCAGTCCTTTAGCTTTTATGTCGTCGGCTACAGTAGGGATGTGTTTATAAGGGATTATCCTTCCAAGTCCTGCTGGGGCCTCTGCTGTTGCTTCGAGTGGCTTGGGAAATAG